A single region of the Gemmata palustris genome encodes:
- a CDS encoding DUF1573 domain-containing protein — protein MNTLILLSALAAGQPAPAPVTFHSPAPVASKGDVKAGPPLVHTFDLTNATAGTVTITKVEAGCGCLRQGVAANVLPAGEKTKLALEVNTLTQPDGPNRWQVTVSYKVELPGAPAQTGELLLQITATLSRDISVTPPQVAFSTAGEASQALVVGDKRAKPLTVLKAASSAAHLTVEVGPAATGAVGRTQSVTVKLAANAPAGHRDETVVLYTDDAECPELRIPVRVLKRVAGAVTATPEAVSVRLAAGQTEVSTLVQLRSPDGKAVSIASAESDLPGVQVKCSTGSGPVATVRITVPEAATAQAGRCTVRVRMGEQGGEVSIPVSWTGKK, from the coding sequence ATGAACACACTCATTCTGCTCTCCGCGCTGGCCGCCGGCCAGCCGGCTCCGGCACCGGTCACGTTCCACAGCCCGGCGCCGGTCGCGTCGAAGGGTGACGTGAAGGCCGGCCCGCCACTGGTCCACACGTTCGACTTAACGAACGCGACCGCGGGCACCGTGACGATTACGAAGGTCGAGGCCGGGTGCGGTTGTCTGCGTCAGGGGGTGGCCGCGAACGTGTTGCCCGCGGGCGAGAAAACCAAACTCGCACTCGAAGTGAACACGCTGACGCAGCCGGACGGCCCGAACCGCTGGCAGGTGACGGTATCGTACAAGGTGGAGCTGCCCGGTGCTCCCGCCCAGACGGGCGAGTTGCTCCTTCAGATCACGGCGACGCTCTCGCGGGACATCTCCGTAACACCTCCGCAGGTCGCGTTCTCCACCGCGGGAGAAGCGAGCCAAGCGCTCGTGGTCGGTGACAAGCGGGCCAAGCCCCTGACCGTCCTGAAAGCCGCGTCCTCGGCCGCGCACCTGACGGTCGAAGTCGGGCCGGCGGCGACCGGCGCTGTGGGGCGCACGCAGTCGGTGACGGTCAAACTCGCCGCGAACGCACCCGCCGGGCACCGCGACGAAACCGTGGTGCTGTACACCGATGACGCGGAGTGCCCGGAACTGCGTATCCCGGTGCGCGTTCTGAAGCGCGTCGCGGGTGCGGTGACCGCGACCCCGGAAGCCGTATCGGTGCGCCTCGCGGCCGGCCAAACGGAGGTTTCCACGCTCGTGCAACTCCGCTCACCGGACGGAAAAGCCGTGAGCATCGCGAGCGCGGAGAGCGACCTCCCCGGCGTGCAGGTGAAGTGCTCCACGGGCAGCGGGCCGGTCGCGACCGTTCGCATCACGGTCCCCGAAGCAGCCACGGCGCAAGCCGGGCGGTGTACGGTGCGCGTGCGCATGGGCGAACAGGGGGGCGAGGTGTCGATCCCGGTGTCGTGGACCGGTAAGAAGTGA
- a CDS encoding redox-sensing transcriptional repressor Rex produces MPAERSQRLSRAAAQRLSLYLRCVGDWPTDGEKVSSSRIAEAVGVSDAQVRRDLAALGHLGQRGVGYDAHELAAAIRTALGINRQWRAVLVGVGNLGRALLKYQGFRAQGFRIVGLFDSDPSKVGQDVEGLTVEPVSALPARLAELQAELGVLTVPGEPAHAVAEALVAAGVRGILNFAPVVLKLPRRVRLVTVDLAIQLEQLAFQVQHGDAPNRPADEE; encoded by the coding sequence GTGCCAGCCGAGCGGAGTCAACGGCTCTCGCGGGCAGCGGCCCAGCGGCTCAGCCTCTATTTGCGGTGCGTGGGCGACTGGCCGACCGACGGCGAAAAGGTCTCCAGTAGCCGCATCGCCGAAGCCGTTGGCGTGAGCGACGCCCAGGTGCGCCGCGACCTCGCCGCGCTCGGGCACCTGGGCCAGCGCGGGGTCGGGTACGATGCGCACGAACTGGCCGCCGCGATCCGAACGGCCCTGGGCATCAACCGCCAGTGGCGCGCGGTGCTGGTCGGCGTCGGCAACCTGGGCCGCGCCCTCTTGAAGTACCAGGGGTTCCGGGCGCAGGGGTTCCGAATCGTTGGCCTGTTCGACAGTGACCCGTCGAAAGTCGGCCAGGACGTCGAAGGGTTGACCGTGGAACCGGTGTCCGCCCTCCCCGCTCGGCTCGCAGAACTCCAGGCGGAACTGGGCGTGCTGACGGTCCCCGGGGAACCGGCACACGCGGTCGCCGAGGCACTGGTCGCAGCGGGAGTTCGGGGCATCCTGAACTTCGCCCCCGTGGTGCTCAAACTCCCGCGCCGGGTGCGACTCGTTACCGTCGACTTGGCGATTCAATTGGAACAGTTGGCGTTCCAGGTCCAACACGGCGATGCGCCGAATCGCCCCGCGGACGAGGAATGA
- a CDS encoding zinc-binding metallopeptidase family protein, with amino-acid sequence MKVFHCDHCDHLVFFESVHCVRCEHPLAYLPDLGVTGSLDNAGDGLWRSPLARAEGKTYRLCQNYTEHNVCNWAVPADDDDPYCSSCRLTRVIPDLAPPGNKEAWYKLEVAKRRLLYTLLALKLPIASKQDEPATGLAFEFLADPTDPAAPAVLTGHDNGLITVNIAEADDAERERRRQQMGEPYRTVLGHFRHEIGHYYWDVLIKDGPHLDRFRALFGDEREDYALALDRHYKTGAPPDWQERFISTYATAHPWEDWAETWAHYLHMIDTLETAIGCGLSVKPKRVGEPAMKPGTKVEAPTPSAFDAMLKDWHALTYVLNNLNRGLGLSDGYPFVISAPVIEKLQFIHEVVTAPTAVKAVPTAPERAPTVVPDQLQSGPSVPSSKVERHEPQTT; translated from the coding sequence ATGAAAGTCTTCCATTGCGACCACTGCGATCACCTCGTTTTCTTCGAGAGCGTTCACTGCGTCCGCTGTGAGCACCCGCTCGCCTATCTCCCGGACCTGGGGGTAACAGGTTCACTCGACAACGCCGGCGACGGGCTGTGGCGGTCGCCGCTCGCGCGGGCCGAGGGCAAGACGTATCGGCTCTGTCAGAACTACACCGAGCACAACGTCTGCAACTGGGCGGTGCCCGCGGACGATGACGACCCGTACTGCTCGTCCTGTCGACTGACCCGCGTCATTCCCGATCTCGCCCCGCCCGGGAACAAAGAAGCGTGGTACAAGCTCGAAGTCGCTAAACGGCGCCTGCTGTACACGTTGCTCGCCCTCAAGTTGCCGATCGCGAGTAAACAGGACGAACCCGCGACCGGGCTGGCGTTCGAGTTTCTCGCCGATCCGACCGACCCCGCAGCGCCCGCGGTGCTGACCGGGCACGACAACGGCCTGATTACCGTTAACATCGCCGAAGCGGACGACGCCGAGCGCGAGCGCCGACGGCAACAGATGGGGGAACCGTACCGCACCGTACTCGGGCACTTCCGCCACGAGATCGGCCACTACTACTGGGACGTGCTCATCAAGGACGGTCCGCACCTCGACCGGTTCCGCGCGTTGTTCGGCGACGAGCGCGAAGACTACGCTCTGGCGCTCGATCGGCATTACAAAACCGGCGCGCCCCCGGACTGGCAAGAGCGCTTCATCTCCACCTACGCGACCGCCCACCCGTGGGAGGACTGGGCCGAGACGTGGGCGCACTACCTGCACATGATCGACACCCTGGAAACGGCCATCGGGTGCGGCTTGTCGGTGAAGCCGAAACGGGTGGGTGAGCCGGCAATGAAGCCGGGAACGAAGGTGGAGGCGCCCACGCCGTCGGCGTTCGACGCCATGCTCAAGGACTGGCACGCGCTGACCTACGTTCTGAACAACCTCAACCGCGGCCTGGGCCTGTCGGACGGCTACCCGTTCGTGATTTCGGCCCCGGTCATCGAGAAGTTGCAGTTCATCCACGAAGTCGTGACGGCACCGACCGCGGTCAAAGCCGTTCCAACAGCGCCCGAGCGGGCGCCCACAGTTGTACCAGATCAGTTACAATCCGGGCCGTCTGTTCCCTCGTCTAAAGTTGAGCGGCACGAGCCGCAGACAACTTGA
- a CDS encoding acetamidase/formamidase family protein, whose product MQRITREQARKYAFDWRDEPLLRVRPGESFEIETYDASTGYFKSPADKAIPGKRPGFDRSPPHANPVGGPVYLEGAERGDALVITLEDIVVDDYSWVAIGPRRGPLGESTRWPELSGDYTTKIFKHTPGASGTTRDGTLHFSDKIRWPITPFVGTLGVCPDREVVTSLDGQGPWGGNLDIRDAAVGNRVFVPVYHPGALFYLGDVHASQGDTEFTGTAAETKATVRVKLELVKQKRVPWVRIEKPDALVSVFADKPLESAVETATFNLMDWLITEYGFTPTDAYCLVSTCPDFRINVYQMCKIAKLQYVAGAEIPKKYLG is encoded by the coding sequence GTGCAACGGATCACCCGCGAGCAAGCGCGGAAGTACGCCTTCGACTGGCGCGACGAGCCCCTGTTGCGCGTGCGCCCGGGCGAGTCGTTCGAGATCGAGACCTACGACGCCAGCACCGGGTACTTCAAGTCGCCGGCGGACAAGGCGATCCCCGGGAAGCGCCCGGGGTTCGACCGGTCCCCGCCGCACGCGAACCCGGTCGGCGGCCCGGTGTACCTCGAGGGCGCGGAGCGCGGTGACGCCCTCGTTATCACGCTCGAAGACATCGTGGTCGATGATTACTCGTGGGTCGCGATCGGTCCGCGGCGCGGGCCGCTGGGCGAATCGACCCGGTGGCCGGAACTGTCCGGCGACTACACCACGAAGATTTTCAAGCACACCCCGGGCGCCAGCGGCACCACGCGCGACGGCACGCTCCACTTCAGCGACAAGATCCGCTGGCCGATCACGCCCTTCGTGGGCACGCTCGGGGTGTGCCCGGACCGCGAGGTGGTGACCAGCCTGGACGGGCAGGGTCCGTGGGGCGGGAACCTCGACATCCGCGACGCGGCGGTCGGGAACCGCGTCTTCGTGCCCGTGTATCACCCCGGCGCGCTGTTCTACCTGGGCGACGTCCACGCGAGCCAGGGCGACACCGAGTTCACCGGGACCGCGGCCGAGACGAAGGCGACCGTCCGCGTGAAGTTGGAACTGGTGAAACAGAAGCGCGTGCCGTGGGTGCGGATCGAGAAGCCGGACGCGCTCGTGTCCGTGTTCGCGGACAAGCCGCTCGAGTCCGCGGTCGAAACGGCCACGTTCAACCTCATGGACTGGCTCATCACCGAGTACGGGTTCACGCCCACCGATGCGTACTGTCTCGTCAGCACGTGCCCGGACTTCCGCATCAACGTGTATCAGATGTGTAAGATCGCCAAACTGCAATACGTCGCGGGCGCGGAGATTCCGAAGAAGTACCTCGGGTGA